One Bacteriovorax sp. PP10 DNA window includes the following coding sequences:
- a CDS encoding DUF3570 domain-containing protein has translation MDVIKFNRIMLTILLLVLSVQNAFAEMMEKGKTKVKTLLNVYNQKSSTGKQVLDNSGNEKVTVIEPEIFVKHQISADTEINASFTIDTWTAESDTILDGNTGASGSGKKGQSRIAPNIGVRREVGKNKYGMNLGFSSEYDYTSKNISADFERSFADDNFTLGIGGQYYADTVSLFPDITPPANAKITKDLKRDIYAINLGASQILTRKDIVEVGVTYANSKGRLESTAGTVNIAGTREVEVLPGKRERSAISTKWVHALSDEMAFNLSYRNYFDDWGSHANTVRAAYLIALREEQDFIEIALRYHSQSAVDYYKDSFGTTERFMTSDSDMSKFSSVEPSVMYSRSLGGLHVFGVEFQDAEWGTSLTYAKRNTGLQYTYLQTSLAFSF, from the coding sequence GTGGATGTAATTAAATTCAATCGAATCATGCTGACAATTCTTCTACTTGTATTAAGCGTACAAAATGCTTTTGCTGAGATGATGGAAAAGGGGAAAACAAAAGTTAAAACCCTTTTGAATGTTTACAATCAAAAAAGTAGTACGGGTAAGCAGGTTCTTGATAACTCGGGCAATGAAAAAGTCACTGTTATTGAGCCTGAAATTTTTGTAAAACATCAAATAAGTGCTGATACTGAAATTAATGCCAGTTTTACAATTGATACGTGGACAGCGGAGTCAGATACCATTCTTGACGGAAATACAGGTGCCAGTGGATCAGGAAAAAAAGGGCAGTCAAGAATTGCTCCCAATATTGGAGTAAGAAGAGAAGTTGGGAAGAATAAGTACGGAATGAACTTAGGATTTTCTAGCGAGTATGACTACACTTCAAAAAATATTTCTGCTGATTTTGAACGCTCATTTGCTGATGATAACTTCACGCTTGGAATCGGGGGCCAGTATTATGCAGATACTGTAAGTCTGTTTCCAGACATCACTCCACCGGCAAATGCTAAAATCACTAAAGACTTAAAACGTGATATTTATGCAATTAATCTTGGTGCTTCTCAAATTTTAACTCGTAAAGATATTGTTGAAGTTGGTGTTACATATGCCAATTCAAAGGGGAGACTAGAGTCAACTGCGGGGACTGTAAACATTGCAGGTACTCGTGAAGTTGAAGTTCTTCCTGGAAAAAGAGAAAGAAGTGCAATTTCGACAAAGTGGGTTCATGCTTTAAGTGATGAGATGGCCTTCAACCTGAGTTACCGCAATTATTTTGATGATTGGGGATCACATGCCAATACAGTAAGAGCAGCTTATTTAATTGCTTTAAGAGAAGAGCAGGATTTTATCGAAATAGCGCTTCGTTATCATTCTCAAAGTGCAGTCGATTATTACAAAGATAGTTTTGGAACGACAGAACGTTTTATGACGAGTGATTCAGATATGAGTAAATTTAGTTCTGTTGAGCCTTCAGTAATGTACTCAAGGTCGTTGGGAGGATTACATGTCTTTGGTGTTGAATTTCAAGATGCAGAGTGGGGTACTTCTTTAACTTATGCTAAGAGAAATACGGGCCTTCAGTACACTTATTTGCAAACATCTTTGGCATTCTCTTTTTAA
- a CDS encoding DUF4266 domain-containing protein, protein MKFFLLLGGCMLMLASCANVPQIDRGILAKRIMQFDPHPEETVFQDEVRAFREGAIGGGKAVGGGCGCN, encoded by the coding sequence ATGAAATTTTTTTTGCTGTTAGGTGGCTGCATGTTGATGTTGGCATCATGTGCGAATGTTCCACAAATTGACCGTGGTATTCTGGCCAAAAGGATTATGCAATTTGATCCACACCCGGAAGAAACTGTTTTCCAGGATGAAGTAAGGGCCTTTAGAGAAGGTGCCATTGGCGGAGGAAAAGCAGTAGGAGGTGGTTGTGGATGTAATTAA